The window CGACAGATTGATCTGCGCCTTGCGCAACTGCCGGATTGCCTGCGCCAGGTCGGCGCGCACCGCGCCCATGTTCACATTCGGCACCGCTGCGTGCAGCGCGTCGAGGGTAGCCATGTCGGCGCGCACGCCGACCTTGCGCTGGCCGACCGCCCAGCCGCCGGCCAGCAAGTCTTCCAGGCGCGCGTCCGGCACGGCGTCGACGAACACGTGCAGCAAAAAGCGGTCGGCAAAGGCGGACAGGCTGTCGTCGTCCGGCAGCGCGTTCGAGGCACCCACGCACAGGCGCAGCGGACAGGCGATGTTGGTATGGCCACGGCGGAACTGGCGCTCGTTGAGCACCCCCAGCAGCGTGTTCAGGATGGCGGTCGAGCCGAGGAACACTTCATCGAGAAAGGCGATGTCGGCCTCGGGCAGCATGCCGCTGACGTCCGTCTCGACCAAACCCTCGCGCAGCTTGCCCAGGTTGACCGCGCCGAACAGTTCGGACGGCTCGGTGAAGCGTCCCAGCAGGTATTCGAAATAGCGTCCGCCCAGGCTCTGGGCCACACGGCGCACCACGGCGCTCTTGGCGGTGCCCGGCGGGCCGATCACCAGCAGGTGTTCCTGCGCCACGGCGGCCAGGATCATCAGTTCGGCCAGATGTTCGCGGTTGATCAGGCCATCGGCGGCTTCGCGGATGGCGTCGCGCAGGCTGGCTGCGGCTTGGTTCACTGGGGTGCTCATGGGCGTGTGGATGGGCGGCTGGGCTCGTGCACGCGTCGGTGCTGCAGGAACTTTTGTTGCCTATATTTAAGAGTTGCAATTATACCAAACGCGCCACGGCAAGTTTGTTGTTTTACAGCACTAATTTGCCCGGCTGCCGCGCACGCTGAAGCGGGTTGCCGCCACCACCTTGTCCTGCGCATCCACCAGCGCCAGTTCATGCTCGCCCGCCACCGGCTGCCAGGCGAGGCCCGCGCTGGCCGCGCCCAGCGCCACGCCGTCGAGCCGCCATGCCAGCCCGGCCGCACCCTGCGCGCGGAACACTACCCGCTCGCGCCCCGCCGGAATATCCGGATCGATGGCGATCACGCTGGCCTGGCCGGGATACAGAATGGCGGCGCGGCGCTGCTCCGCCCCCAGCAGCGTCACCTGCGCGCTTTCGCTGCCTCGCACGAACCACTCCCTGCGCGGCGCCTCGAACGCCGGCTGGTAGCCGACCACCTGCTGCACCAGCCCTGGCGGCGCGGCCGGGGCGCGGCTCGGCGTTTGCCGGTGCAGGAAGTCCATCACGTCGCGCCACACCGGGGCCGCCCCGGTCACCCCGGATACGTCCCACATCGGGCTGCCGTCGAAATTGCCGACCCAGACCGCCACCGTGTACTTTTCCGAGTAGCCGACGCACCAGTTGTCGCGCATGTCCTTGCTGGTGCCGGTCTTGACCGCGCTCCAGAATGAGGTGGCCAGTTCGTTGCGCAAGCCGAAGGTGAGGCTGCGCGCCGCCCGGTCCGACAAGATATCGCCGATGATGAAGCTCGTCCGCGCATCGAGCACCCGCGTTTTGGTTTGCGCCGCGCGCGCCTGCAAGGTGACGCCGCCATG of the Massilia violaceinigra genome contains:
- a CDS encoding AAA family ATPase → MNQAAASLRDAIREAADGLINREHLAELMILAAVAQEHLLVIGPPGTAKSAVVRRVAQSLGGRYFEYLLGRFTEPSELFGAVNLGKLREGLVETDVSGMLPEADIAFLDEVFLGSTAILNTLLGVLNERQFRRGHTNIACPLRLCVGASNALPDDDSLSAFADRFLLHVFVDAVPDARLEDLLAGGWAVGQRKVGVRADMATLDALHAAVPNVNMGAVRADLAQAIRQLRKAQINLSDRRIVKAQQLIAAAAVLAGRNVATRADLWPLVYVVPSAAGQQSARETLRELLAEARHPLLQAVVETAVQQPLARIARLAETADRLLGAARGEGFRGEAEALLREIDANFGKDSLPPELSARRAQLVVAVQSA